A stretch of Tenrec ecaudatus isolate mTenEca1 chromosome 2, mTenEca1.hap1, whole genome shotgun sequence DNA encodes these proteins:
- the LOC142440306 gene encoding olfactory receptor 2T1-like translates to MERNDTSTTDFILLGLFPGFQHVSLLVYLILLVYLIALTGNSVLIFLIWVDFHLHTPMYFLLSQLSLIDLVYISSSVPKMVINYSLGKNSISRIGCGVQMFFCLTLGGAECLLLTLMSYDRFVAICNPLRYPIIMSPKVCFLMAVVSWAGGALNSLIQTIYTMHFPVCGLREINHFFCEMPAILKLSCEDTSDYEMVVCVVSIVFILIPFSLIMASYIRIFLTVLRMNSPEGRKKALATCSSHLTVVSFYLGPGIVVYMTPGSSHTPALDQALSIFYTILTPMLNPLIYCLRNKEVAEALRKVLGKSHRSK, encoded by the coding sequence ATGGAGAGAAATGACACATCAACCACAGATTTCATCCTCTTGGGTCTTTTCCCTGGCTTTCAGCACGTCAGCCTTTTGGTTTACCTCATCCTTCTGGTCTATCTCATTGCCTTAACAGGAAACTCTGTCCTTATTTTCCTGATCTGGGTGGACTTTCACCTCCACACTCCCATGTACTTTTTACTCAGCCAACTCTCCCTCATAGACTTGGTCTACATCTCCAGCTCAGTCCCTAAGATGGTCATCAATTATTCCTTAGGAAAGAACAGCATCTCACGCATTGGATGTGGCGTGCAGATGTTCTTCTGCCTGACTCTTGGTGGTGCTGAGTGTCTCCTCTTAACCCTTATGTCCTATGACAGATTTGTAGCCATTTGTAACCCTCTACGCTACCCAATAATCATGAGCCCCAAGGTTTGCTTCCTAATGGCAGTAGTGTCATGGGCTGGGGGTGCTCTAAATTCACTGATTCAAACCATATACACTATGCATTTTCCTGTCTGTGGACTGAGAGAGATCAACCACTTCTTCTGTGAGATGCCTGCCATTCTGAAATTATCCTGTGAGGACACTTCGGATTATGAGATGGTGGTGTGTGTGGTAAGTATCGTATTTATCCTCATCCCCTTCAGCCTCATAATGGCCTCCTACATTCGCATCTTCCTCACTGTTCTCAGAATGAACTCTCCCGAGGggaggaagaaagccctggctaCATGTTCTTCCCATTTAACTGTGGTGAGCTTCTACTTAGGGCCAGGCATTGTGGTCTACATGACACCTGGCTCCTCGCACACACCAGCGCTCGATCAAGCGCTCTCCATTTTTTACACCATCCTCACTCCCATGTTGAACCCCCTCATCTACTGCCTGAGGAACAAGGAGGTGGCAGAGGCTCTGAGGAAAGTACTAGGGAAAAGCCACAGATCAAAATAG
- the LOC142441187 gene encoding olfactory receptor 2T27-like: MEKGNATWQSDFILLGLFPGNRHPSILISIILLIYFIAVVGNSTLVLLIWVDSRLHTPMYFLLSQLSLIDLAYVSSTVPKMATNFFSGSRTISRVGCGTQMFFWLMLADAECILLTLMAYDRYVAVCNPLRYPTIMNPKVCMQMAVGSWIGGMLNSLAQTIYTMHFNTCENREINHFFCEMPAILTLSCEDTLGYLMVVMVMSIIFITVPLSLIITSYIRIFLTVLRMNSREGRKKALATCSSHLTVVSLYLGPSTVVYMTPGSSHTPELDQGLSVFYTILTPMLNPLIYSLRNKEVVGALKKVMGSPWVVQ, encoded by the coding sequence ATGGAGAAAGGAAATGCAACATGGCAGTCAGATTTTATCCTCCTCGGACTTTTCCCTGGAAACAGACACCCCAGCATTCTCATCTCCATCATCCTTCTCATCTACTTCATTGCAGTCGTAGGAAATTCTACCCTTGTTCTCCTTATCTGGGTGGACTCTCGGCTCCACACTCCCATGTACTTTCTGCTAAGTCAGCTCTCTCTCATCGACCTGGCCTATGTTTCAAGCACAGTACCCAAGATGGCTACTAATTTCTTCTCTGGGAGCAGAACAATTTCACGTGTTGGCTGTGGCACTCAGATGTTCTTCTGGCTGATGTTAGCTGACGCAGAATGCATCCTGCTGACTCTCATGGCTTATGATCGCTATGTGGCTGTGTGTAATCCTCTGAGATATCCAACCATCATGAATCCCAAGGTGTGCATGCAGATGGCCGTTGGCTCCTGGATTGGAGGTATGCTGAATTCCTTGGCACAGACAATTTACACAATGCATTTCAACACATGTGAAAACAGAGAGATCAACCACTTCTTCTGTGAGATGCCTGCCATTCTGACGCTCTCCTGTGAGGACACCTTAGGATACCTAATGGTTGTGATGGTGATGAGCATCATTTTTATTACCGTGCCACTATCTCTAATTATAACCTCCTACATTCGCATCTTCCTCACTGTTCTTAGAATGAACTCTcgtgaaggaaggaaaaaagcccTGGCCACATGTTCTTCCCACTTGACTGTGGTGAGTCTCTACTTGGGGCCAAGCACAGTGGTATATATGACACCTGGCTCCTCCCACACCCCAGAGCTGGATCAAGGCCTCTCCGTGTTCTATACCATCCTCACTCCCATGCTGAACCCCCTCATCTATAGCTTGAGGAACAAGGAGGTAGTGGGAGCTCTGAAGAAAGTTATGGGCAGCCCCTGGGTTGTTCAATAA